A genomic stretch from Hymenobacter psoromatis includes:
- a CDS encoding thiosulfate reductase, whose protein sequence is MKKLVEKHPLAIRWFHWVNFPVLMLMIWSGLWIYWANDVYRIGWGNTTLYKFFPKSFYQFVHLDHKLAQGMAWHFVLMWVFFINGLLYVGYTFLSGEWRYLLPNRDSFREAIEVTLHDLGLRKAAPLVQKYNGAQRIAYTAVLLMGVGSLLTGLAIYKPTQFGWLTNLLGGYGGARVEHFVLTIGYVLFFIVHVAQVGRAGWNNFRSMVAGFEIEDVPTGGAAGPVLAQREPDAKA, encoded by the coding sequence ATGAAAAAACTCGTTGAAAAACACCCGCTGGCCATTCGCTGGTTTCACTGGGTCAACTTTCCGGTGCTGATGCTGATGATATGGAGCGGGCTTTGGATTTACTGGGCCAACGACGTGTACCGCATTGGCTGGGGGAATACCACGCTCTACAAGTTTTTTCCGAAGTCATTCTATCAGTTTGTGCACCTCGACCACAAGCTGGCGCAGGGCATGGCCTGGCACTTCGTACTGATGTGGGTGTTTTTTATCAATGGCTTGCTCTACGTCGGCTACACGTTTCTCTCCGGCGAGTGGCGCTACCTGCTGCCCAACCGCGACTCTTTCCGCGAAGCCATTGAGGTGACGCTCCACGACCTGGGCCTGCGCAAAGCGGCCCCGCTGGTGCAGAAATATAATGGTGCCCAGCGCATTGCCTACACGGCCGTGCTGCTGATGGGGGTAGGCTCACTGCTCACGGGCCTGGCCATTTACAAGCCCACGCAGTTTGGCTGGCTCACGAATTTGCTGGGTGGCTACGGCGGGGCGCGGGTCGAGCATTTCGTGTTGACTATTGGCTACGTGCTGTTTTTTATCGTGCACGTGGCGCAGGTGGGCCGTGCCGGCTGGAACAATTTCCGCTCAATGGTAGCTGGCTTTGAAATCGAAGACGTGCCCACCGGCGGCGCGGCCGGCCCCGTGCTGGCCCAGCGCGAGCCCGACGCCAAGGCGTAG
- a CDS encoding xylose isomerase — protein sequence MTQRRDFLKQAGLFSAAALVRPVLLRAAPAPLKIGLQLYSLRETIGQDVKGTLAKVAQAGYQEVETYGYSPEKYFWGLTPGEFRAALAANGLSTSSGHYDLGGFMSDGNEQQLQTAIAAAKGCGQTYVIVPYLDEKLRTSVADFKTVATRLNKAGALCKAAGLKLGYHNHDFEFKPIGGTALYDVLLRETDPKLVDFEMDIYWVVRAGQDPIKLMQAHPRRFPLWHVKDMDKAKPELNTEVGAGSIDFRKIFAQAGTAGLQHIFMEQENFGMDAYQSIAQSAAYMKKTLLPALRRG from the coding sequence ATGACGCAACGCCGAGATTTCCTGAAGCAAGCTGGTTTATTTTCCGCCGCCGCCCTGGTGCGGCCGGTGCTGCTGCGCGCCGCGCCGGCCCCGCTCAAAATAGGCTTGCAGCTGTATTCGCTGCGCGAAACTATTGGCCAGGACGTGAAAGGCACGCTGGCCAAGGTGGCCCAGGCGGGCTATCAGGAAGTGGAAACCTACGGCTACAGCCCCGAGAAGTACTTTTGGGGCCTCACGCCGGGCGAGTTCCGGGCGGCACTCGCGGCCAACGGCCTCAGCACTTCCAGCGGGCACTACGACCTGGGTGGCTTCATGAGCGATGGCAATGAGCAGCAGCTGCAAACAGCCATCGCGGCGGCCAAAGGCTGCGGCCAGACCTACGTCATCGTGCCCTACCTCGATGAGAAGCTGCGCACGTCGGTGGCCGATTTTAAGACCGTGGCCACGCGGCTTAATAAGGCGGGCGCGCTGTGCAAAGCGGCCGGGCTAAAACTAGGCTACCACAACCACGACTTCGAGTTCAAGCCCATCGGCGGCACCGCGCTCTACGACGTGCTGCTGCGCGAAACCGACCCCAAGCTGGTTGATTTTGAGATGGACATCTACTGGGTGGTGCGCGCCGGCCAGGACCCCATCAAGCTGATGCAGGCGCACCCCCGGCGCTTCCCGCTCTGGCACGTGAAGGACATGGATAAGGCGAAGCCGGAGCTGAACACGGAAGTCGGCGCGGGCTCCATTGACTTCCGCAAAATCTTCGCCCAGGCCGGCACGGCCGGGCTCCAGCACATTTTTATGGAGCAGGAAAACTTCGGGATGGATGCTTACCAGAGCATCGCCCAAAGCGCGGCGTATATGAAAAAGACCCTGCTTCCGGCGCTGAGGAGGGGGTAG
- a CDS encoding penicillin amidase: MQKLCTLFLLLAAGAAHAQAFTPAEVARWRQQAQRVTIVRDTWGVPHITGKTDADAVFGLLYAQCEDDFARVEDNYLTALGRQAEVRGEAALYEDLRQRLFLDSARAVGIYGRGPRWMKDLLHAFADGTNYYLATHPTVRPRLLHRFQPWMPLLFSEGSIGGNVSVVPLERLKAFYSAQKGTSYQAPAPAETRLAFEKSEDEPTGSNGFAIGTSKSASGHPLLLINPHTSFYFRSEVQMTSAAGLNAYGAVTWGQFFIYQGFNATCGWMHTSSQADSMDEYLETVSEQDGKFFYQYEGQQVPLPTDTLSLVYLKDGQRQRRRFTTYRTPHGPVVGKVGDKWVTVKMMDTPLAALEQSYLRTKAHDYAGFQQVMRLNGNASNNTVFADNQGTIAYWHGNFMPRRPAGYDYAQPVDGSTKATEWQGLHPVEDLVQVKNPASGFIQNCNSTPFTVAGEGSSPDKKQYPAYMAPDADNYRALNAVRVLSRKKAFTLDTLIAAADDPHLLGFEKLLPSLVRDCQLLLDEPGGSLPPGVEAALPVLRRWNLRYDTTSVAQTVAIYWGERIQRLARPRVPAGQPMDYISFTQFIIEHTTPDEKATALSETLAELTRDFGKWQIPWGEINRYQRLTGRIDETFSDQQPSRPVAFCSSAWGSLAAFGAHTYPGTKRRYGGVGNSFVAVVEFGPRVVARSVVTGGASSHPASPHFTDQAPLYCTGQFKDVWFYPEDVAKHVEKQYQPGQ; the protein is encoded by the coding sequence ATGCAAAAACTGTGTACGCTCTTTCTGTTGCTGGCCGCCGGCGCGGCCCATGCCCAGGCTTTCACCCCCGCCGAAGTAGCGCGCTGGCGGCAGCAAGCGCAGCGCGTTACTATTGTGCGCGACACCTGGGGCGTGCCCCACATCACGGGTAAGACCGATGCCGACGCGGTATTTGGGCTGCTCTACGCGCAGTGCGAAGATGATTTCGCGCGGGTCGAGGACAACTACCTCACCGCGCTGGGCCGGCAGGCCGAGGTGCGGGGCGAGGCCGCGCTCTACGAAGATTTGCGCCAGCGCCTGTTCCTGGATTCGGCGCGGGCCGTGGGGATTTACGGCCGCGGCCCGCGCTGGATGAAGGACTTGCTGCACGCCTTCGCCGACGGCACCAACTACTACCTCGCTACCCACCCTACGGTGCGGCCCCGGCTGCTGCACCGCTTTCAGCCCTGGATGCCGCTGCTTTTCAGCGAGGGCAGCATCGGGGGCAACGTGAGCGTGGTGCCGCTGGAGCGACTAAAGGCCTTTTACAGCGCGCAAAAAGGCACTTCCTACCAAGCGCCCGCGCCTGCGGAAACGCGGCTGGCTTTTGAGAAAAGCGAAGACGAGCCGACCGGCTCCAACGGCTTCGCCATCGGGACTAGCAAGAGCGCCAGCGGGCACCCGTTGCTGCTCATCAACCCGCACACGTCGTTTTATTTCCGCTCCGAAGTGCAGATGACCAGCGCCGCCGGCCTCAACGCCTACGGAGCCGTAACGTGGGGGCAATTTTTTATTTACCAGGGATTCAATGCCACCTGCGGCTGGATGCACACCTCCAGCCAGGCCGATTCGATGGACGAATACCTCGAAACGGTGAGCGAGCAGGATGGCAAGTTTTTTTACCAATACGAAGGCCAGCAAGTGCCCCTACCCACCGATACGCTGTCGCTGGTGTACCTCAAAGACGGGCAGCGGCAGCGGCGGCGCTTCACTACCTACCGCACGCCGCACGGCCCGGTGGTAGGCAAGGTGGGCGACAAGTGGGTGACGGTGAAAATGATGGACACGCCCCTCGCAGCCCTGGAGCAGAGCTACCTGCGCACCAAGGCCCACGACTACGCCGGCTTCCAGCAGGTGATGCGCCTGAACGGCAACGCCTCCAACAACACCGTTTTTGCCGATAACCAGGGCACCATCGCCTACTGGCACGGCAATTTTATGCCCCGCCGCCCGGCCGGCTACGACTACGCCCAGCCCGTGGACGGCAGCACCAAGGCCACCGAGTGGCAGGGCCTGCACCCGGTAGAAGACCTGGTGCAGGTGAAAAACCCCGCCAGCGGCTTCATCCAAAACTGCAACTCTACCCCCTTCACCGTGGCGGGGGAGGGTAGCAGCCCCGACAAAAAGCAGTATCCCGCCTACATGGCCCCCGATGCCGACAACTACCGCGCCCTCAACGCGGTGCGCGTGCTGAGCCGCAAAAAAGCCTTTACCCTCGACACGCTCATCGCGGCGGCCGACGACCCGCACTTGCTGGGCTTTGAAAAGCTGCTGCCGTCGCTGGTGCGCGACTGTCAGCTGCTGCTCGATGAGCCCGGCGGCTCCCTACCCCCCGGCGTGGAGGCGGCCCTCCCCGTCCTGCGCCGCTGGAACCTGCGCTACGACACCACCTCGGTGGCCCAGACGGTGGCCATTTATTGGGGCGAGCGCATCCAGCGCCTGGCGCGGCCCCGCGTGCCCGCCGGCCAGCCAATGGATTATATCAGCTTCACCCAGTTCATCATTGAGCACACCACGCCCGACGAAAAAGCCACTGCCCTGAGCGAAACCCTGGCTGAGCTGACCCGCGACTTTGGCAAGTGGCAGATTCCCTGGGGCGAAATCAACCGCTACCAGCGCCTGACGGGCCGCATTGACGAGACCTTCAGCGACCAGCAGCCGAGCCGGCCAGTGGCGTTCTGCTCCTCGGCCTGGGGCTCGCTGGCCGCGTTTGGCGCGCACACGTACCCCGGCACGAAGCGGCGCTACGGGGGGGTAGGCAACAGCTTCGTGGCCGTGGTGGAATTTGGCCCCCGCGTGGTGGCCCGCTCCGTGGTGACGGGCGGGGCCAGCAGCCACCCCGCCTCGCCGCACTTCACCGACCAGGCCCCGCTGTATTGTACCGGGCAGTTCAAAGACGTGTGGTTTTATCCCGAAGACGTGGCTAAGCACGTGGAGAAGCAGTACCAGCCGGGGCAGTAG
- a CDS encoding methyltransferase: MPTPLRMPHPAPDLIGQALLDYQHGHHAATLTVQCSAADDEPLPAAYFFRTLLAMPELERQALDECRGRVLDLGAGAGCHSLELQSRNFADVRAVDHSAGAVQVMQARGVRQVAQHDIMAPRGPDERPYDTILMLMNGLGLAGTLAGLDKFLMHTRSLLAPDGQILATSSDISYLYEDEEGALIFNLNGPYYGEISYTFQYKDQTGEPFPWLFIDASLLEDAARQAGYEVDFLGEEENGQYLVRLTLVGGFEPVIN; this comes from the coding sequence ATGCCTACCCCCCTCCGTATGCCCCACCCCGCCCCCGACCTCATCGGCCAGGCCCTGCTCGACTACCAGCACGGGCACCACGCCGCCACGCTCACCGTGCAGTGCAGCGCCGCCGATGACGAGCCGCTGCCCGCCGCCTATTTCTTCCGCACCCTGCTGGCCATGCCCGAGCTGGAACGCCAGGCCCTCGACGAATGCCGCGGCCGCGTGCTTGACCTGGGTGCCGGCGCCGGCTGCCACTCTCTGGAGCTACAAAGCCGCAATTTTGCCGACGTGCGGGCCGTGGACCACTCGGCCGGTGCCGTGCAGGTGATGCAGGCGCGCGGCGTGCGCCAAGTGGCCCAGCACGACATTATGGCCCCGCGCGGCCCCGACGAACGGCCCTACGACACCATTCTGATGCTGATGAATGGCCTGGGCCTGGCCGGCACCCTCGCTGGGCTTGATAAATTTCTGATGCACACCCGCAGCCTGCTCGCACCCGATGGCCAGATTCTGGCCACGTCATCCGACATCAGCTACCTCTACGAAGACGAAGAAGGCGCGCTGATTTTCAACCTCAACGGGCCGTACTACGGCGAAATCAGCTACACTTTTCAGTATAAAGACCAGACCGGTGAGCCGTTTCCCTGGCTCTTTATCGACGCCTCCCTGCTCGAAGACGCCGCCCGGCAGGCCGGCTATGAGGTCGATTTTTTGGGTGAGGAGGAAAACGGCCAATACCTGGTGCGCCTCACGTTGGTTGGTGGCTTCGAGCCCGTTATTAATTAG
- a CDS encoding GMC family oxidoreductase: MANLNIDSIKARTFDAIVIGSGMSGGWAAKELTGKGLKTLVVERGRDVKHNIDYPTTNLNPWEFPHGGKVPQDIQEANPIASRCYVFKEDAMHFVVKDAEHPYVQEKPFDWIRGYQVGGRSLLWARQTQRWSTYDFEGPARDGFAVPWPIGYDDMAPWYSHVEKFAGISGNRDGLPALPDGEFMPGFPLNAVEDHFRLQLKKSHPDRHVISARCAHLSKPQPIHYEQGRVQCQNRVLCQRGCPFGGYFSSNSSTIPWALKSGHLTLTPNQVVESILYDELKGRAAGIRVIDTHTKATTECYAPVLFVNAGALNTNLLLLNSTSGRFPNGLGNDSGVLGKYVAFHNYSARVFAEFEGLKEFTTDGRNPAGGGYLPRFRNVFKQETDFLRGYATSFGASRGLVRPAQGFGADLKQQLERPALGPWHVSAGMMGETIPKATNYVRLDPTRKDEWGMPLLSISVAYDDNDARMKQDFFEQFTDMFTKAGFTNIKSQDSHQAPGLDIHEMGGVRMGLDPKTSMLNKWHQLHACPNVYVTDGAAMTSTSTQNPSLTYMAFAARAVDHAVSELKKQNLKTS, translated from the coding sequence ATGGCCAATCTTAACATCGATAGCATAAAAGCCCGCACCTTTGACGCCATCGTGATTGGCTCGGGCATGAGCGGTGGTTGGGCGGCCAAAGAGCTGACCGGCAAAGGCTTGAAAACCTTGGTGGTGGAGCGCGGCCGCGACGTGAAGCACAACATCGACTACCCCACCACCAACCTCAACCCCTGGGAGTTTCCGCACGGCGGCAAGGTGCCGCAGGACATTCAGGAGGCCAACCCCATTGCCAGCCGCTGCTACGTTTTCAAGGAAGACGCCATGCACTTTGTGGTGAAAGACGCCGAGCACCCGTACGTGCAGGAAAAGCCGTTTGACTGGATTCGGGGCTACCAGGTGGGCGGCCGGTCGCTGCTGTGGGCGCGCCAGACCCAGCGCTGGAGCACCTACGATTTTGAGGGGCCGGCCCGCGACGGCTTTGCCGTGCCCTGGCCCATTGGCTACGATGATATGGCCCCCTGGTACAGCCACGTGGAGAAATTCGCGGGCATCAGCGGCAACCGCGACGGCCTGCCCGCCCTGCCCGACGGCGAGTTTATGCCCGGCTTCCCGCTCAACGCCGTGGAGGACCACTTCCGGCTTCAGCTCAAGAAAAGCCACCCCGACCGCCACGTTATCAGCGCCCGGTGCGCGCACTTGTCGAAGCCGCAGCCCATTCATTATGAGCAGGGTAGGGTGCAGTGCCAGAACCGGGTGCTGTGCCAGCGCGGCTGCCCGTTTGGCGGCTATTTCAGCAGCAACTCGTCCACCATTCCGTGGGCCCTGAAATCGGGCCACCTTACGCTGACGCCCAACCAGGTGGTGGAGAGTATTTTATATGATGAGCTGAAGGGCCGCGCCGCCGGCATCCGGGTCATCGACACGCACACCAAGGCCACGACCGAGTGCTACGCGCCGGTGCTGTTTGTGAATGCGGGGGCGCTGAATACTAACTTGTTGCTGCTCAACTCCACGTCGGGTCGCTTCCCCAATGGCCTGGGTAATGACAGCGGCGTGCTGGGTAAGTACGTGGCGTTTCACAACTACAGCGCGCGGGTTTTTGCCGAGTTTGAGGGGTTGAAGGAATTTACCACCGACGGGCGCAACCCGGCGGGCGGCGGCTACCTACCCCGCTTCCGCAACGTGTTCAAGCAGGAAACCGACTTTTTGCGCGGCTACGCTACTAGCTTTGGGGCCTCACGTGGCCTGGTGCGGCCCGCGCAGGGCTTCGGTGCCGACCTCAAGCAGCAGCTGGAGCGCCCGGCTCTGGGGCCGTGGCACGTGTCGGCGGGCATGATGGGCGAAACCATCCCGAAGGCGACCAACTACGTGCGCCTCGACCCCACCCGCAAGGACGAGTGGGGAATGCCCTTGTTGTCAATTTCAGTGGCTTACGACGACAACGACGCCAGGATGAAGCAGGATTTCTTCGAGCAGTTTACCGACATGTTTACGAAGGCCGGCTTCACCAATATCAAGTCCCAGGACTCGCACCAGGCGCCCGGCCTCGACATTCACGAGATGGGCGGCGTGCGCATGGGCCTGGACCCCAAGACGTCGATGCTCAACAAGTGGCACCAGCTGCACGCCTGCCCCAACGTGTACGTGACCGACGGCGCGGCCATGACCTCGACTTCGACCCAGAATCCATCGCTTACTTACATGGCCTTCGCGGCCCGCGCCGTGGACCACGCCGTGAGCGAGCTGAAAAAGCAAAACCTGAAAACTTCCTAG
- a CDS encoding amidohydrolase, with the protein MRLLLLLCLLPLLSPAQTATLLHPAAVFDGETLHPGWAVLVEGDKITAAGPAAQVKAPAGARTLELPGLTLLPGLIEGHSHLFLHPYNETSWDDQVLKEPLALRTARATVSAQKTLLAGFTTSRDLGTEGAGYADVGLKQAINEGIIPGPRLLVATRALVATGSYGPHLAAVENLPQGAQEADGVDNLVRAVREQLGHGADVIKVYADYRWGLNNAAEPTFSLEELTLIVQTARSAGRGVVAHASTAEGMRRAVLAGVETIEHGDGGTPEVFRLMKQRGVALCPTVAATDATSQYKGWKKGQEPAPARVVVKHQALAAARQAGVTLVMGGDVGVFPHGDNAREMELLVHDYGLAPLEVLRQATSGNARVFHLADRGRVAPGLLADLVAVAGDPTQQVEALRQVRLVMKGGVLYKQP; encoded by the coding sequence ATGCGCCTGCTCCTCCTCCTCTGCTTGCTACCCCTGCTCAGCCCCGCCCAAACGGCCACGCTGCTGCACCCCGCCGCCGTGTTCGACGGCGAAACGCTGCACCCCGGCTGGGCCGTGCTGGTTGAGGGCGACAAAATAACGGCCGCCGGCCCGGCTGCCCAGGTGAAGGCCCCGGCCGGCGCGCGCACCCTGGAGCTGCCGGGCCTCACGCTGCTGCCGGGCCTCATTGAGGGGCACTCGCACTTGTTTTTACACCCTTATAATGAAACCAGCTGGGACGACCAGGTGCTGAAAGAGCCCCTGGCCCTGCGCACGGCCCGCGCCACCGTGAGCGCCCAAAAGACGCTGCTGGCCGGCTTCACCACCAGCCGCGACCTCGGCACTGAGGGCGCGGGCTACGCTGATGTGGGTTTGAAGCAGGCCATCAACGAAGGCATTATTCCGGGGCCGCGCCTGCTGGTGGCCACCCGCGCGCTGGTGGCTACGGGCAGCTACGGCCCGCACCTGGCCGCCGTCGAAAACCTGCCCCAGGGTGCCCAGGAGGCCGATGGCGTGGACAACCTGGTGCGGGCCGTGCGCGAACAGCTGGGCCACGGCGCCGACGTCATCAAGGTGTATGCCGACTACCGCTGGGGTCTGAACAACGCGGCCGAGCCCACGTTTTCGCTCGAAGAGCTGACGCTCATCGTGCAAACGGCCCGCTCGGCCGGGCGGGGGGTAGTGGCCCACGCCAGCACCGCCGAGGGCATGCGCCGCGCCGTGCTGGCCGGCGTCGAAACCATCGAGCACGGCGACGGCGGCACGCCCGAAGTCTTCCGCCTGATGAAGCAGCGGGGGGTAGCGCTGTGCCCCACCGTGGCCGCCACCGACGCCACCTCGCAATACAAAGGCTGGAAAAAAGGCCAGGAGCCCGCGCCCGCCCGCGTGGTGGTCAAGCACCAGGCCCTGGCCGCCGCCCGCCAGGCCGGCGTGACGCTGGTGATGGGCGGCGACGTGGGCGTGTTCCCGCACGGCGACAACGCCCGCGAAATGGAGCTGCTGGTGCATGACTACGGCCTCGCGCCCCTGGAAGTGCTGCGCCAGGCCACCAGCGGCAACGCCCGCGTCTTCCACCTCGCCGACCGCGGCCGGGTGGCCCCCGGCCTGCTCGCCGACCTCGTGGCCGTGGCCGGCGACCCCACCCAGCAGGTGGAAGCCCTGCGCCAGGTGCGCCTAGTAATGAAAGGCGGCGTGCTGTATAAGCAGCCCTAG
- a CDS encoding transposase, giving the protein MRRSSFSPTQLRELVLPLLSDSPEAFLFVDDSVQDKRYSRFIEVAKRQYSGAAHGLVTGICLVNLVHSSGEAGDFLPLDYRVYAPQQDALSKNEHFQAMFAHVVAEDKIQARTLLFDAWYSGSENLKRIHRAGWTFFTTLKSNRLVSANKETGYQALDAVDPPPGGWSTGLEVRLKQVPFAVRLFKLVAANGDIEWVVTNNFAFTLTQQLVEVTTRTRWQVEEFHRSFKQLTGAEKCQCRRAQAQRNHLACCYLAWVSLRQFARQTAQTLYQAHQQQWAPYLRQLLAKPLIPALIPTSA; this is encoded by the coding sequence TTGCGCCGCAGCTCGTTCTCACCCACGCAGTTGCGGGAGTTGGTGCTACCCTTGTTGAGTGACTCGCCCGAGGCCTTTTTGTTCGTCGACGACAGTGTGCAGGACAAGCGCTACAGCCGTTTTATCGAGGTGGCCAAGCGCCAGTACTCCGGCGCCGCCCACGGCTTGGTGACCGGCATCTGCTTGGTCAACCTGGTGCACAGCAGTGGGGAGGCCGGTGATTTTCTGCCCCTGGACTACCGCGTGTACGCCCCGCAGCAGGATGCGCTGAGCAAGAACGAGCATTTCCAGGCCATGTTCGCCCACGTGGTGGCCGAAGACAAAATCCAGGCCCGCACCCTCTTGTTCGATGCCTGGTACAGCGGCAGCGAGAACCTGAAGCGCATTCACCGCGCCGGTTGGACGTTTTTCACGACCCTGAAAAGCAACCGGTTGGTGAGTGCGAACAAGGAGACGGGCTATCAAGCCCTGGACGCAGTGGACCCGCCGCCGGGCGGGTGGAGCACGGGGTTGGAAGTGCGCTTAAAGCAGGTGCCGTTTGCGGTGCGTTTGTTCAAGCTGGTCGCCGCCAACGGCGACATTGAATGGGTCGTGACCAATAACTTCGCCTTCACCCTGACCCAGCAACTCGTCGAAGTCACGACCCGCACGCGCTGGCAGGTGGAAGAGTTTCACCGCAGCTTCAAGCAGCTCACCGGGGCTGAAAAATGCCAGTGCCGCCGTGCCCAGGCCCAGCGCAACCACTTGGCTTGTTGCTACCTGGCCTGGGTGTCCTTGCGCCAGTTTGCCCGCCAAACCGCCCAAACCCTGTACCAAGCCCATCAGCAGCAGTGGGCTCCTTATCTGCGCCAGTTGCTAGCCAAACCCCTCATTCCAGCGCTAATACCGACGAGTGCGTAA
- a CDS encoding ubiquinone biosynthesis protein, whose amino-acid sequence MLFKNTISNLTRIRQVAEVLLRYGFEDVVTTTPLRRLVSQSRRLRWLENDDRPVFETTRWERIRLIIEELGPTFIKLAQALSNRADLLPQALIDEFEKLQSNVPPFPVEEARQIIEAELGRPLAEVFAEFDNVPIGSASIGQVHRARLQTGEEVVIKIQRPGVREKVEGDLRLLNELVRLTAGFLRNQGLANPQDVVDAFERSMTKELDYTSEARSMEQMRKLYENYETFYIPQPYRALSTAKILVIEFIDGCKITDKAQLLAWGLSPEVVAETGMDIYLTQIFEFGFFHADPHPGNVLVRPDGTLVLIDFGMVGKLTKQQKYAFAGVFIGMARQDARSMALNFRRLALSSDIPDMRAFEADLGQLIEDFAVLDVQDMSMSDLADSLQNIIYQYKLQVPGAVFLILRALVILEGIGKVLHPSFNTFEFVRPYGARILKEQYSPANLLNEAEYTGTQLLALLQTLPTDLRQITRKISKGELRVKVELSGYNTLLRKADQLVSRTILALLMLGSLMFAGFSLLGHYPPQMPYYRGLPVITWYSLGATAFLLLLLTLPRRTRPE is encoded by the coding sequence GTGCTATTTAAGAACACAATTTCCAACCTCACGCGCATTCGGCAAGTGGCCGAAGTCTTGCTGCGCTACGGCTTCGAGGACGTGGTGACGACCACGCCCCTGCGTCGTCTCGTGAGCCAGAGCCGCCGCCTGCGCTGGCTGGAAAACGACGACCGTCCGGTATTTGAAACTACCCGCTGGGAGCGCATCCGGCTCATCATTGAAGAGTTAGGGCCGACCTTCATCAAGCTGGCCCAGGCCCTGAGCAACCGCGCCGACCTGCTGCCCCAGGCCCTCATCGACGAGTTTGAGAAGCTGCAAAGCAACGTGCCGCCCTTCCCGGTCGAGGAAGCCCGCCAGATAATTGAGGCCGAGCTGGGCCGCCCGTTGGCCGAGGTCTTCGCCGAGTTCGACAACGTGCCCATTGGCTCGGCCAGCATCGGGCAGGTGCACCGGGCGCGGCTGCAAACGGGCGAGGAAGTCGTCATTAAAATTCAGCGGCCTGGCGTGCGCGAAAAAGTGGAGGGCGACCTGCGCCTGTTGAACGAGCTGGTGCGCCTCACGGCTGGCTTCCTGCGCAACCAGGGCCTGGCCAACCCGCAGGACGTGGTGGATGCCTTCGAGCGCAGCATGACTAAGGAGCTGGACTATACGTCTGAGGCCCGCTCGATGGAGCAGATGCGCAAGCTCTACGAGAATTATGAAACCTTCTACATTCCGCAGCCCTACCGCGCGCTGAGCACGGCCAAAATCCTGGTTATCGAGTTCATAGATGGCTGTAAGATAACCGATAAGGCGCAGCTGCTGGCCTGGGGTCTGAGCCCCGAAGTGGTGGCCGAAACGGGCATGGACATCTACCTGACCCAGATTTTTGAGTTCGGGTTTTTCCACGCCGACCCGCACCCCGGCAACGTGCTCGTGCGCCCCGACGGCACGCTGGTGCTCATCGATTTTGGCATGGTGGGCAAGCTCACCAAACAGCAGAAATACGCCTTCGCGGGCGTGTTTATCGGCATGGCCCGGCAGGATGCGCGCAGCATGGCCCTCAACTTCCGCCGCCTGGCCCTCAGCAGCGACATCCCGGATATGCGCGCCTTCGAGGCCGACCTGGGCCAGCTCATCGAAGATTTCGCGGTGCTCGACGTGCAGGATATGAGCATGAGCGACCTGGCCGATTCGCTCCAGAATATTATTTACCAGTATAAGTTGCAAGTGCCGGGCGCGGTGTTCCTCATTCTGCGGGCGCTGGTTATCCTTGAAGGCATTGGTAAAGTGCTGCATCCCAGCTTCAATACCTTCGAATTCGTGCGGCCCTACGGCGCGCGCATTCTCAAAGAGCAATACTCGCCGGCCAATCTGCTCAACGAGGCCGAGTACACCGGCACCCAACTGTTGGCCCTGCTCCAGACCCTGCCCACCGACCTGCGCCAGATAACGCGCAAAATCAGCAAGGGCGAGCTCCGGGTGAAGGTGGAGCTGAGCGGCTACAACACGCTGCTGCGCAAGGCCGACCAACTGGTGAGCCGCACCATCCTGGCGCTCTTGATGCTGGGCAGCCTCATGTTCGCGGGCTTCAGCCTGCTGGGCCACTACCCCCCCCAAATGCCTTATTATCGTGGCCTGCCCGTCATTACCTGGTACAGTCTCGGGGCCACCGCCTTTCTACTGTTGCTGCTAACCCTACCCCGCCGCACCCGGCCCGAGTAG
- a CDS encoding restriction endonuclease has protein sequence MTPTLPPVITDISQLDLSQSYTYADYLSWKFTEYVELIRGKVMRKMSAPVTAHQQCSMNFSGELYTYLKGKTCRVFAAPFDVRLTRSTGNGDAQVRTVVQPDLCVVCDPAKLDRRGCLGAPDWIIEIISPGTAAYDNHIKFDLYAENGVNEYWIVSPGERNISVYTLQDGDYQLQGDYYEPGLVPCRTLPELQVQWADVFENVG, from the coding sequence ATGACGCCCACGCTGCCCCCCGTTATCACCGACATCTCGCAGCTCGACCTGAGCCAGTCGTACACGTACGCCGATTACCTAAGCTGGAAATTCACGGAATACGTGGAGCTGATACGCGGCAAGGTGATGCGCAAAATGTCGGCCCCCGTCACCGCGCATCAGCAATGCTCGATGAATTTCTCCGGTGAGTTATACACTTACCTCAAAGGAAAAACCTGCCGCGTTTTCGCCGCGCCCTTCGATGTGCGGCTGACCCGCAGCACCGGCAACGGCGACGCGCAGGTGCGCACCGTGGTGCAGCCCGACCTCTGCGTGGTGTGCGACCCCGCCAAGCTGGACCGCCGCGGCTGCCTCGGCGCGCCCGACTGGATTATCGAAATCATCTCGCCCGGCACCGCCGCCTACGACAACCATATTAAATTCGACCTCTACGCCGAAAACGGGGTCAATGAGTACTGGATAGTGTCTCCCGGCGAGCGCAACATCTCGGTTTACACGCTGCAAGACGGTGATTACCAGCTCCAGGGCGACTACTACGAGCCCGGCCTGGTGCCCTGCCGCACCCTGCCGGAGCTGCAAGTGCAGTGGGCCGACGTGTTTGAGAACGTGGGGTAG